The following proteins come from a genomic window of Dreissena polymorpha isolate Duluth1 chromosome 1, UMN_Dpol_1.0, whole genome shotgun sequence:
- the LOC127869785 gene encoding uncharacterized protein LOC127869785: MQYVDLGSSQQCEHANKEVSLRAPKSHHYGNSASLDYHAQATAAFINDGRQYISESYSKMGLSPGALTDTYATKCMKPRLDKLQMASLPSSKRRRLVLKQERSTNQGANEALEGDMYKSGIVHQDSPDTEQIPDTIPKGIFKPVILPGKPTIITFDLETTGLIEGRVLPQVTQIAAVELQSGRHTSHQKFQ, translated from the exons ATGCAGTACGTTGATCTTGGCTCAAGCCAACAGTGTGAACATGCAAACAAGGAAGTTTCACTGAGAGCACCAAAAAGTCATCACTACGGCAACTCTGCAAGTTTGGATTATCATGCTCAGGCAACTGCAGCATTCATCAATGATGGAAGACAGTACATTTCTGAG AGTTATTCAAAGATGGGTTTGTCCCCTGGGGCTCTCACAGACACGTATGCCACAAAATGTATGAAGCCGCGCCTTGACAAGCTACAGATGGCTAGCTTACCTTCATCCAAACGTAGACGACTGGTGCTGAAACAAGAGCGCTCTACAAATCAGGGTGCAAACGAAGCACTTGAGGGGGATATGTACAAGTCTG GTATAGTGCACCAAGACAGCCCTGACACAGAGCAAATACCAGATACAATACCAAAGGGCATCTTCAAACCAGTAATCTTGCCAGGGAAACCGACAATTATTACATTTGACCTAGAAACTACAGGACTCA TTGAAGGAAGGGTACTCCCGCAGGTGACTCAGATTGCAGCAGTGGAACTCCAGTCTGGTAGACATACGTCACACCAAAAGTTCCAATAA